The Mycolicibacterium aichiense region TTCGCAGAGCGCGTCGCGCGGCACCTCTGCGTCGTCGTCGGCGTCGACCGCCCGTTCACGCAAGCCGGCGGCGAAGGGCGGCAGTGCGGTCACCGGTCCGAAGCGGACACAGGCACCGACCGCATCCGTCGCTGCCCCCACGGCGAAGCGGACCGCCGCAACCATCGCGCCACTGAAAGTCGCGGCGGCGCTCGCACTTCCGAAGCTCCCAGCGCTGCCGCTGCCGCCGTTGCCTGCTCCGCCCGCCGGCGCCAAGAGCACCGCCTATTCCTACCGGGACCGCAACATCAGTGCGTCGGCCGTCGTCGTCACCAACAACGTCGCCGACCCGACCAACACTCACGTGCTGGTGATCGGCGTCGACGGCACCAACATGCGGCGGATCCTCGCCCAGCCCGACCTGAACGTGAACTTCGTCAGCCTGATGAACGCCAGCACCACCGGCATCGCGTCGATCGTCGGCCACACCACGATCTCCAACCCGTCGTGGACCGCAATCCTCACCGGAGCGTGGGACAACCAGACCGGCGTGATCAACAACCTCTTCACCGCCGACACCTATATGAAGTGGCCGACCGTCTTCAATCAGCTCGAGGCCTACAACTCCGAGATCGACACCATGGCGATCGCGGACTGGAGCGTGATCACCGACATCGCCAAGGCCGGCCTCTACCCCGTCGACACGCCGGTGCTGGTTCCGCAGGTCCCCGGTGACTCCAACTGGTCACTGACCGACGCCGAGGTGACCGCCCAGACCGTCGCGGCGATCCAGAGCGGTGAGCCCCCGAACTTCCTGTTTTCCTATCTGGTGCAGGTCGACGAGGCCGGGCACCAATTCGGTGGTGGCTCACAGCAATACGCTGATGCCATCCACCGCACTGACGAGAACCTCGGCGCGATCATGGACGCGGTCAACAACTCCGGCGAGAACTGGACGGTCATCGTGGTCACCGATCACGGCCATCAACCGCAACTGGGCTTCGGACACGGCTTCCAGTCCCCCGACGAGACCTCCACCTGGGTCATCGCCAACGGCGCCGGCTTCACCGCAGGGCAGATGAATCTGGCCTACTCGATCGTCGACGTCACCCCGACCGTCCTGGACCTGTTCGGCGCTCCCCCGCCGCCGGGATCCAACGGGGTGTCGCTGACGACGCTGGGTTCGAGTTCGGTCACCCCCAACGACCTCCAGCAGGCGCTCAAAGACGCGATCGCGCGCAACGGGTGGCCGGACATCCAAACCAACGTCGCGCTGAGCGTGCGGACGATCTTCGCGAGCATCCCGTACTTCCTGGACGGCGGGATCACCAGTCTGACTGCCACGCTGCAGGGGATCGTCGACCAGAACGTCTTCCTGATCAGCCAGCTCGCCGCGGTGTCGCAGGTGGTGGTTCAGGTCCTTGGGAATGTGTCGATCGCAGCCACCAGCGCGCTCGCCGAACTGGTGGCCTGGATGACCGGGGTGGACATCTTCGCGAAGGGTTACCCGCAGGATCCACCTGCCGGTGCGACACAGAACGAGCCCTCGGTGTTGGTGGCCTGACCACACGGCACCGGTAGGCCATACTCACTCCGATGAGTACCTACGTCGTCACCGGCTCCGCATCGGGCATGGGCCGGGCAGTCGCTGAGCGGCTGCGGGCCAACGGGCACACCGTGATCGGGGTGGACGTCCAGCCCGCCGATGTGGTGGCCGATCTGTCCACTCCGGCCGGTCGCCGTACGGCCGCTGACGCCGTCCTGGCCGCCTGCGGTGGACGCCTTGACGGTGCGGTGCTGGCGGCCGGCGTCGGACCGACTCCGGGTCGGGATCAGCCACGCCGCATCCTCGAGGTCAACTACTTCGGCGTCGTCGAACTGCTGCAGGCGTGGCGGCCGGCGCTGGCCGCCGGTGAACGCGCCAAAGTCGTGGCGTTCTCCAGCAATTCGACGACCACCATGCCGGCGATACCAGCCCGCGCGATCCGGGCGTTGCTGGTCGGTGACGGCGACAAGGCCGCTCGGGCCCTGCGCATCTTCGGTCGCGCCGCGTCGTCGATGGCATACGGCGCGTCAAAGGTGGCGCTGAGCCGCTGGGTACGCCGTCACGCGGTGACCCGCGACTGGGCCGGCGCCGGGATCCGCCTCAATGCCCTCGCTCCGGGCGCCATCCTGACGCCACTGCTGGAGAAGCAGCTGTCCACCCCGGCTGAGGCCAAGGCCATCAATTCGTTCCCGGTACCGATCGGCGGTTTCGGCGACGCCGGGCATCTGGCCGAGTGGGTGGTCTTCATGCTGTCCGATTCCGCGGATTTCCTCTGTGGCAGTGTCGTTTTCGTCGATGGCGGGTCTGACGCCTATTTCCGTTCCGATGACTGGCCGGGCCCGGTTCCGGCCCGACGGTTGGTGCCGTATCTGCGAAAGTTCCGTAGCTTCTCGAAGTGAATTGCCTCACCGCCCCACTCCGGTAAGTTTGCTGAGTGTGGGGATTTCGCTGACGGATCTGGAAAGGTGGATTCCGGGATCGATACGCGCGGTGGCCGCAGCTGCCACCACTCGCGCGAACCACGTGCGTGAGGTCGCCCATGATCAGCGAGGCCGCGGGACGCTTTCACCCAGCGAGTACAACGATGCCATTCGGGCAGCCTTGGTCGCGACGACCGGTCGTGACCTCTATCAGGACATAGACGCGCAGATGTCAAGCCGCTACAACGCAGTCACTGAAACGACGGAACCAAAATGATCCGATGCAGCGGTTTTCGAAGACTAACGGCAATAGCCGCCCTCACATCCACAGTCATCAGTGGGTGCGACAATACGACCGCCACCCCGCCGACCAAGCAGTCCGAGCGCTGGCCCGCCGTGCTCTCCGAATCCACCTTCGTTTGGAGTGCAGAGCCAGGGATAGACCTTCTCGCACAACCAATTGTCACCTTGCGCGCGTATTTCGAATCGCTGGTGCTCGGAGAAACCTCGGGTAGCAATGACTACCTCTACCCCGGATTCGATCACGCGGTAGAGCGCGAGAAACCGGCGGAATATTCGCACTACTCGCTGCATCTGTGGCCCGAACTCGGCTTCCCGAAGGAAAGTCCCGAAGTGGGTTCGAGCCGTCTCCACGTTCTACGAGTTGCGGACGATGGGCAAGGGGTCACCACGGTGATGTGCACATGGGACTGGGGAATCGCCACTCAAAGCGCTGAGGCTAGTTATCAAGCACTCGGCTCATGGCGAGGCCCCCAAACGGGTGTAGGCGTCCAGCGAGTGCGCCTCACGACATCGGTGGGCAGTCCCCCGCCGACTACGCGTCCCCAAAGTGGACCCTCCCGATACCCATCGTTAGATGTGTTCGATAACTGGCGTGTCGTCGGACGCCTGTCAAACTCAGCGCCGTCGGACACGGTCGGCCCCGGCACTCAATGGCCGGAATACCAGCAAGACCTCGCTGCTTGCGTGACGCTCGCGCCGGAACCCGTGGAACGTCGACAATTCCTCACCACCGGAGAGCATCCCCGCTCCGACTTCCCCACGCTGCCCAGCTATCCCGGCTGGCCGCTCGAATCCCAGTAGCGCTACATCGTCTGCGCGTCGGCCTGTTCGCCGACAGCCTTCAGCTTCTCAGCGTTGCGCTTCTCCATATAGTCGAACATCTTGGCGCTGGTGTCCATACCGGTCGCCTGATGATCCAGGGCGGCAGTGTGCTTGTCCGTCAACGTGTTCCAGTGATCGGTCAGCGACGACAGTGCCTGCGCCGAGGACCCCACCCAACCGCTCTGTGCCGCGCCGACACTGCCGACAGACTGGCCGTGGGCCGCTGCCAACTCGGCCGACTTCTCGGCCATTTTCGAGCTGCCGGCCGACAAGCCGTCGATGTCGACCTTCAATTCGTCACCCATTGCATCTCCCACCCGTAACGAGCCGTACCGGCAGGATATAGCGCGGCCACCGACAATTCACTTCACTCGGCGAGCACGCTACGGCCGCATCGCATACGCGCCGTCATACGCTTTGACCTGCGCCCACACCCGATCGAAACGCTCGGCATCAGTGACGGGTTTACGCACCGCACCAAGCGCCCACTCCTGTTGCGCCGGAGTCGAATTCACCTTGCCATGCAGCGCAACTGCGTATGCCGAGAAGTCCCGCACCTGTACGTCGAAGATCTGGTCCACCAGATCCCGATCGATGCCGCGCAGCCGTGCCTGCTCCAGAATCAGCTGCCCGTACACCACCAGGGTGAACAGGTGACCGATGACGAGCATGAAGTCGAGGTCCTTCTGTTGCTCGGCGTCGGGCGCGGCGGTGAGCAGCAACTGCTGCAGCGCCCGTGCCTGCTCGAGGAAGCGGGCCACATTCGGTATTGCGGAGGCACTTTCGAACACCGGCACCCAGTCGGCGAACTGCACCTTGGAGGCGCCGCGCGCCGGGCCCTGCGCCCAGAAGAACACGTCGTCGGCAGGGTCGTCGCGGGTACCGATCTCGGGATAGTCCGCCGGGTTGAGCAGATAGTTGGGCATGAACTTGAGGATCTGGGCGACGTTGACGTGCACCGTGCCTTCCAGCCGCGGTAGCGCACCGATCAGACGGGTGACCTGAGTGAAGTAGGTGTCACGTTCGAAACCCTTGGCGGCCATGATGTCCCACAGCTGGACCACCACCTTCTCACCCTCCGACGTCACCTTCGCCTTTGTCGCCGGGTTGAACAACAGATACCGGCGGTCCTCGAGACTGGCGCTGCGGAAGTAGTCGATCGCGCGGTCGCTGAACAATTTCATCGCCACCAGCCGGGCATAAGCCTCGACCAGCCCGGCCTGC contains the following coding sequences:
- a CDS encoding alkaline phosphatase family protein, which codes for MTTIKQVCLGVAVAGVVAGAGSAVATAVASADTGSSDSQSASRGTSASSSASTARSRKPAAKGGSAVTGPKRTQAPTASVAAPTAKRTAATIAPLKVAAALALPKLPALPLPPLPAPPAGAKSTAYSYRDRNISASAVVVTNNVADPTNTHVLVIGVDGTNMRRILAQPDLNVNFVSLMNASTTGIASIVGHTTISNPSWTAILTGAWDNQTGVINNLFTADTYMKWPTVFNQLEAYNSEIDTMAIADWSVITDIAKAGLYPVDTPVLVPQVPGDSNWSLTDAEVTAQTVAAIQSGEPPNFLFSYLVQVDEAGHQFGGGSQQYADAIHRTDENLGAIMDAVNNSGENWTVIVVTDHGHQPQLGFGHGFQSPDETSTWVIANGAGFTAGQMNLAYSIVDVTPTVLDLFGAPPPPGSNGVSLTTLGSSSVTPNDLQQALKDAIARNGWPDIQTNVALSVRTIFASIPYFLDGGITSLTATLQGIVDQNVFLISQLAAVSQVVVQVLGNVSIAATSALAELVAWMTGVDIFAKGYPQDPPAGATQNEPSVLVA
- a CDS encoding SDR family oxidoreductase — encoded protein: MSTYVVTGSASGMGRAVAERLRANGHTVIGVDVQPADVVADLSTPAGRRTAADAVLAACGGRLDGAVLAAGVGPTPGRDQPRRILEVNYFGVVELLQAWRPALAAGERAKVVAFSSNSTTTMPAIPARAIRALLVGDGDKAARALRIFGRAASSMAYGASKVALSRWVRRHAVTRDWAGAGIRLNALAPGAILTPLLEKQLSTPAEAKAINSFPVPIGGFGDAGHLAEWVVFMLSDSADFLCGSVVFVDGGSDAYFRSDDWPGPVPARRLVPYLRKFRSFSK
- a CDS encoding WXG100 family type VII secretion target — its product is MGDELKVDIDGLSAGSSKMAEKSAELAAAHGQSVGSVGAAQSGWVGSSAQALSSLTDHWNTLTDKHTAALDHQATGMDTSAKMFDYMEKRNAEKLKAVGEQADAQTM